The segment CTGCAGTGCGCAGCAAGTGGGATAAAGGATCCCATAATGCACTGGGCTGCTCCTAAAAGCAGAGCTCTCTGGCTATGTCCGAGCCAGCTCTGGGGTCACTCAGCCCCATGACTAGCCCTGCAGCCCTACTGAATATAGTGGCCTGTGTGCATCTGACCCCAAAGCCCTGGCCAtgctcccagccaggccccaTAATGTGTCTTTTCCTGGCTGAGATCTGCGTGAAGCCCGGCGCCCGGCCAGCCAGCGAGCACGTGCCCCCCAACTCATCAGACAGCGGCTGGCATCACTGTGTTGACAGGTCATGtctgtggggtgggaaggaaggtgagggagactgtgtgtgtataacaatgtgtgtgtgtgtctttgcaaAGCGGGCAGCAGTGAAGATGTGCAGCCAGACGTGTGAGTGCGGGTGTGTAAGATACATGGCCCCCCTGAGGATTTTTCCAAGGCCTTGTGAAATCACAAGCCATAAATAACTCATGACTCGGGGAGGTGGCTCCCCCACGGAGCCGAAAGCCAGAGAAAAGTCCAGAGCAAGGAAGGAATCGCATCACCATTTGTATTTGGCTTTCAGAGATTAGCTAACTGTGCTGGTGAGAATTACTGGAGCTGAGCACACGCTCAGGGATTagctgatcgctatatttggggtcgggaagaaattttcctccagggcagattggcagaggccctggggttttttgccttcctctgcagcgtggggcacgggccacttgctggaggattctctgcaccttgaagtctttaaaccacgatttgaggacttcaatagctccgacataagttaggggtttgttacaggagtgggtgggtgagattccatggcctgcgttgtgcaggaggtcagacgagatgatcataatggtcccttctgaccttatagGCTATGATATCTATGAAGCTGCTTGAGGAAAAAGTTAAACCCACCCTGTAAGCATTTGTGCTATCAAACAGCTACAGGGCTTTGTCACAGGCAGGCCACGGTTGGTGGCATTTTAGGGGCAATGTCTGTCGATAGAGCTCAATCCTGCGAAcccccactggtttcagtgggagttgcaagtgctcagcacctctcaggatcaggcccacagagtcctgttcccattaaagtcaacagaagttttgtCGTTGACTCCACCGGATACAGGGTTGGGCCCTTAATTTGTTAGAGGGCTCTGGGACGGAAGATGTGGGATGTATGTAATTACCAGTGATTACTGACTAATCACCTTCCAGCCCCTTCTCATTACCGAAGACACCAGACGGCCCCTGGCCCCATCACTGCTTCTGAACATCAGCAGAACGGAAAGACCTGCAAAACACCAAGAGAGGGCAGCGGCGCGAGGGCCAGCATCCCAGCGGGAGCCcgcatttatttttctgttgaccACCCAGATGTGGTGCCATACACGGCAACCAAGCCCGGGTAGGGGATGGATGCATGGAT is part of the Chelonia mydas isolate rCheMyd1 chromosome 9, rCheMyd1.pri.v2, whole genome shotgun sequence genome and harbors:
- the LOC122461820 gene encoding uncharacterized protein LOC122461820 → MSEPALGSLSPMTSPAALLNIVACVHLTPKPWPCSQPGPIMCLFLAEICVKPGARPASEHVPPNSSDSGWHHCVDRSCLWGGKEAPSHYRRHQTAPGPITASEHQQNGKTCKTPREGSGARASIPAGARIYFSVDHPDVVPYTATKPGTADQALGADLPTRGKKQRSLALSPIHCPSSVSGSALGEDAHHRQKEGWNGPPGCLAIAMPSVGHMVQVEAGRDPAPHASTPLLFRDGRHKPHLFQSQEDALL